Proteins encoded together in one Ipomoea triloba cultivar NCNSP0323 chromosome 4, ASM357664v1 window:
- the LOC116016855 gene encoding putative E3 ubiquitin-protein ligase XBAT31, translated as MGQGLSCRTSDEHGLFTAVQCGDVETVETVLGREPGLIHHTTVYDRHSALHIAAANGQIEVVTVLLNRSVNPDLLNRHKQTPLMLAAMHGKIDCVQKLIEAGANILKFDSLHGRTCLHYAAYYGHSDCLKAILSSARTSHVAASWGYARFVNVRDGKGATPLHLASRQRRPECVHMLLNNGALVCASTGNYGFPGSTPLHLAARGGSLDCIRELLAWGADRLQRDACGRIPYTVAFRHNHRTCAALLNPSSAEPIVWPSPLKFISELNEEAKALLERALMDANKEREKNILKGTSYMLPSPSHSEAGIEDCISEASDSELCCICFDQLCTIEVQDCGHQMCAQCVLALCCHNKPNPTTTVTAAPLCPFCRSSIAQLTVIKVNNDDSDHDAYSKVRKSRRSRNLSEGSSSFKGLSAVGSFSKVTNRGSGRIADENDMIDKPLSLD; from the exons ATGGGTCAGGGGCTGAGTTGCAGAACGAGTGATGAGCACGGGCTGTTCACCGCCGTGCAGTGTGGAGATGTGGAGACGGTGGAGACGGTGTTGGGGAGAGAACCGGGTCTCATCCACCACACCACGGTGTATGATCGCCACTCCGCTCTGCATATAGCCGCCGCCAATGGCCAGATCGAG GTCGTTACTGTGCTCTTAAACCGATCTGTTAATCCAGATTTGTTGAATCGCCACAAGCAG ACTCCATTGATGCTGGCTGCAATGCATGGAAAGATCGATTGTGTGCAAAAGCTCATCGAAGCTGGGGCCAAT ATATTAAAGTTTGATTCACTTCATGGCCGAACTTGCTTGCACTATGCTGCTTACTATGGCCATTCTGATTGCCTTAAAGCAATTCTCTCTTCGGCTCGTACATCCCATGTTGCTGCTTCTTG GGGGTATGCCAGATTTGTGAATGTTAGGGATGGAAAGGGGGCAACACCTTTGCACTTGGCTTCTCGTCAGAGACGGCCCGAATGTGTTCATATGTTATTGAACAATGGAGCTTTGGTTTGTGCATCAACTGGAAATTATGG TTTTCCAGGCAGCACTCCTCTTCATTTGGCTGCAAGAGGGGGATCTCTTGATTGTATCCGTGAATTGTTGGCATGGGGTGCAGATCGACTTCAAAGAGACGCTTGTGG GAGAATACCATATACAGTTGCTTTTAGGCATAACCACAGGACGTGTGCGGCTTTGCTGAATCCCTCATCTGCAGAGCCGATTGTATGGCCTTCACCTCTGAAGTTCATTAGTGAGCTAAATGAAGAGGCAAAAGCGTTGTTAGAGCGTGCTCTGATGGATGCAAATAAAGAGAGGGAAAAGAATATTTTAAAGGGGACATCGTACATGCTACCTTCTCCATCTCATTCTGAAGCGGGGATCGAAGACTGTATTTCGGAG GCCAGTGATTCAGAACTATGTTGCATTTGCTTTGATCAACTCTGCACGATTGAGGTACAAGACTGTGGCCATCAGATGTGCGCACAATGTGTACTCGCTTTGTGTTGCCATAACAAACCAAACCCGACCACAACCGTTACCGCTGCGCCTTTATGCCCTTTCTGCCGAAGCAGCATTGCACAATTAACGGTCATAAAGGTTAACAATGACGACAGCGATCACGATGCCTACTCAAAGGTGAGGAAGTCTAGGAGATCCCGAAACCTGAGCGAGGGCAGTAGTAGCTTCAAGGGGCTATCGGCAGTGGGATCATTCAGCAAAGTGACCAACCGTGGATCGGGCAGGATTGCTGATGAAAACGACATGATTGATAAGCCATTAAGCCTCGATTGA
- the LOC116016529 gene encoding 18.2 kDa class I heat shock protein-like, which translates to MSLIPSFFGGQRANVFDPLSLDLWDPFEGLFSSSPARETSAISAVRIDWKETPEAHIFKADLPGVKKEEVKVEVEDGRVLHISGERSKEKEDKNDKWHRIERSIGKFFRRFRLPENAKMDEVKAGMENGVLTVTVPKTEEKKPEVKAIDIVG; encoded by the coding sequence ATGTCTCTCATTCCTAGCTTCTTTGGTGGCCAGCGAGCCAACGTCTTTGATCCTCTATCTCTTGATCTCTGGGATCCCTTTGAAGGcctcttctcttcttctccggcgagggAAACCTCTGCAATCTCTGCCGTGAGGATTGACTGGAAAGAGACCCCGGAGGCTCACATTTTCAAAGCTGATCTTCCCGGGGTGAAAAAGGAGGAAGTGAAAGTTGAGGTGGAGGATGGGAGGGTTCTTCACATCAGCGGAGAGAGGAGCAAAGAGAAAGAGGATAAAAATGATAAGTGGCACCGCATTGAGCGCAGCATTGGGAAGTTCTTCCGGAGGTTCCGCCTGCCGGAAAATGCGAAGATGGATGAGGTGAAAGCCGGCATGGAAAATGGAGTGTTGACAGTCACCGTGCCCAAAACGGAGGAGAAGAAACCAGAGGTGAAGGCCATTGATATCGTTGGTTAA
- the LOC116016177 gene encoding sugar transport protein 8-like: MVAQIMSLEKGNEDDVPAKLTGQVIVCSIIAAFAGLMFGYDIGISGGVTSMDEFLEKFFPAVYVKKHMIHEDNYCKYDNQMLQLFTSSLYLAAVVASFFASHCCKRYGRKLTIQLASIFFIIGVILNTTAVNLMMLIFGRLFLGIGVGFGNQAVPLFISEIAPANKRGLLNVLFQFLITIGIFFANMVNYLSSRFIRSNGWRVSLGIAAIPSIFLGLGSLIIVETPTSLIERGKNEEGLRALKKIRGVENVEKEYEHILRSTEMAKKIKTPFRNLMKRSSWPQLFCGTILQVFQQLTGINVIMFYAPVLFQTMGLGANASLLSAVITGLVNSLSTVGAILGSDYFGRRVLLIEGAIQMFVAQGVVGGILAAYLNATNMIPKFAAVIVLVFICVFVMGFAWSWGPLGWLIASEIYPLETRTAGFFFAVSTNMIFTFIVAQAFLTMLCTMKSAIFFMFASFVLVMGLFVVFLLPETKGIPIDEMNERVWKKHWLWKRCFDENDDASTSSIA; this comes from the exons ATGGTTGCCCAAATCATGTCTTTAGAGAAGGGTAATGAAGATGACGTCCCTGCAAAACTCACTGGACAAGTAATAGTCTGTTCCATCATAGCTGCCTTTGCAGGTCTAATGTTCGGCTATGATATTGGAATTTCTG GTGGAGTGACTTCAATGGATGAATTTCTGGAAAAATTCTTTCCAGCGGTGTACGTGAAGAAACACATGATTCATGAAGATAACTATTGCAAATATGACAATCAGATGCTTCAGCTTTTCACATCTTCACTCTACCTTGCTGCCGTTGTCGCTAGTTTCTTCGCTTCACATTGTTGTAAGCGCTATGGTAGGAAACTAACCATTCAACTCGCTTCTATCTTTTTCATCATTGGAGTTATCCTCAACACCACAGCCGTTAATCTTATGATGCTCATCTTCGGACGCCTCTTTCTCGGCATTGGTGTCGGTTTTGGCAACCAg GCAGTGCCACTATTCATATCGGAGATTGCTCCTGCAAACAAAAGAGGACTTCTCAACGTTCTCTTTCAATTCTTGATCACAATAGGCATTTTCTTTGCCAATATGGTCAACTATTTATCTTCCAGATTTATACGCTCCAATGGCTGGAGGGTATCTCTCGGTATAGCTGCAATTCCTTCCATTTTTCTAGGCTTGGGCTCTCTCATCATCGTCGAGACTCCTACCAGTCTGATCGAAAGAGGCAAGAATGAGGAGGGTTTGCGAGCTCTGAAGAAGATAAGGGGCGTGGAGAACGTTGAGAAAGAGTACGAGCACATTTTACGTTCCACTGAGATGGCTAAAAAGATCAAGACCCCATTCAGAAACCTAATGAAGCGTTCTAGCTGGCCTCAACTTTTCTGTGGCACCATTCTTCAGGTTTTTCAGCAGTTGACCGGCATCAACGTTATCATGTTCTACGCTCCTGTGTTGTTCCAAACAATGGGGTTAGGAGCGAATGCATCTCTGTTGTCTGCTGTCATCACTGGATTAGTTAATTCACTTTCCACAGTTGGGGCAATCTTGGGCTCTGATTATTTTGGGAGAAGAGTGTTACTGATTGAAGGTGCCATCCAAATGTTTGTAGCCCAGGGTGTGGTAGGGGGAATTCTTGCAGCATATCTCAATGCTACAAATATGATACCAAAGTTTGCAGCAGTAATTGTGTTGGTGTTTATTTGTGTGTTTGTGATGGGTTTCGCCTGGTCTTGGGGTCCATTGGGGTGGCTGATTGCCAGTGAAATATATCCACTGGAGACTAGGACAGCAGGATTTTTCTTTGCGGTTAGCACCAATATGATATTCACTTTTATTGTGGCACAAGCTTTTCTTACTATGCTTTGCACCATGAAATCCGCCATCTTCTTCATGTTTGCTTCCTTTGTTTTGGTTATGGGGCTGTTTGTTGTGTTCTTGCTGCCCGAAACCAAGGGGATCCCCATTGATGAGATGAACGAAAGAGTGTGGAAGAAACATTGGTTGTGGAAGAGATGTTTTGATGAAAATGACGATGCTAGCACTAGTTCAATCGCCTAA
- the LOC116015390 gene encoding uncharacterized protein At3g17950-like has protein sequence MAQQEGGWPLGLQPLNLRVGVVRNRDYLSGSTSFNTLLSESPASSTDSSSDLDSESTGSFFHDRSTTLGSLIGVSRIVNLSRRSTRARPSSVEANQAVQKNYTRRSGAAWCFSLCPRNSTDAESAIRSNTASLGHFLAVERRAANGHRRSHHSPLIYGPDEYALVQHDRESNSLFANDRIAPPQLSPWAGRAQGNRSLDTEQDQGVPLVLFPCICG, from the exons GAAGGAGGGTGGCCTCTAGGTCTGCAGCCTCTGAATttaagggtaggggtagtgagAAACAGAGACTACTTGTCTGGATCAACATCTTTCAACACTTTACTCAGTGAGTCCCCTGCTTCCTCTACAGATTCCTCCTCGGACTTGGACAGTGAG TCCACAGGGTCATTCTTCCATGACAGGAGCACAACCCTAGGAAGCCTAATTGGTGTTTCCAGAATCGTTAACCTCTCGAGAAGATCAACGAGGGCAAGACCCTCGAGTGTCGAAGCCAATCAAGCAGTCCAAAAGAATTACACTAGGAGGTCCGGAGCTGCCTGGTGCTTCTCATTGTGCCCAAGAAACAGCACTGATGCCGAGAGCGCCATAAGAAGCAACACTGCATCGCTCGGCCATTTTCTAGCTGTGGAAAGAAGGGCTGCAAATGGGCACAGGAGAAGCCACCATAGCCCTCTCATCTACGGGCCAGACGAATACGCTTTGGTGCAGCACGATAGAGAGTCGAATTCACTCTTCGCAAATGACCGCATTGCCCCTCCCCAGCTGAGTCCATGGGCTGGAAGGGCCCAGGGAAACAGGTCTTTAGACACTGAACAAGATCAGGGTGTTCCACTGGTATTGTTCCCATGCATTTGTGGTTAA
- the LOC116016528 gene encoding H/ACA ribonucleoprotein complex subunit 4-like, whose translation MTDVELSRSEKKKKKSKSKEETEALPDNAGLTQADGDYLIKPQSFTPSIDTSQWPILLKNYDRLNVRTGHYTPLPSGYSPLKRPLAEYIRYGVLNLDKPSNPSSHEVVAWIKRILRVEKTGHSGTLDPKVTGNLIVCIDRATRLVKSQQGAGKEYVCVARLHSDVPDVAKVARALETLTGAVFQRPPLISAVKRQLRIRTIYESKLLEYDADRHLVVFWISCEAGTYVRTMCVHLGLLLGVGGHMQELRRVRSGISGEKDNMVTMHDVMDAQWVYDNYRDESYLRRVIMPLEVLLTSYKRLVVKDSAVNAICYGAKLMIPGLLRFENDIEVGEEVVLMTTKGEAIALGIAEMTTAVMATCDHGVVAKIKRVVMDRDTYPRKWGLGPRASMKKKLIADGKLDKHGKPNEKTPAEWLRNVVLPTGGDSMVAGLAAAADPATPAAEITGSVAEVEKKKKKHKEGEEDGHKRKLDEIDGSPASHAAKKPKVLEGEGKDGEAAEEVIEVKSEKKEKKKKKDKVKDEAASEEVEKSEKKKKKKKDKDVDNGEAAAAAVGSDEEANKSEKKKEKKKKKNKDAKEEL comes from the coding sequence ATGACTGATGTAGAGCTCTCTCGTtccgagaagaagaagaagaaaagcaagTCAAAGGAAGAGACTGAAGCTTTACCAGATAACGCCGGCCTGACTCAGGCTGACGGAGACTATCTCATCAAGCCGCAGAGCTTCACTCCCTCCATCGACACCTCCCAGTGGCCAATCCTTCTGAAGAACTACGACCGCCTCAATGTACGGACGGGACACTACACTCCTCTCCCCTCCGGCTACTCCCCGCTTAAACGGCCGCTTGCTGAGTATATAAGGTACGGTGTTCTCAACCTCGATAAGCCTTCGAATCCATCTTCCCATGAAGTTGTGGCCTGGATTAAGAGAATCCTCCGGGTGGAGAAAACGGGTCATAGCGGCACACTCGACCCGAAAGTCACCGGGAATTTGATTGTGTGTATTGATCGGGCCACCCGGCTCGTGAAATCTCAACAGGGGGCTGGGAAAGAGTATGTCTGTGTTGCTCGATTGCATTCTGATGTTCCTGATGTCGCGAAGGTGGCTCGGGCGCTTGAAACCCTGACCGGAGCAGTGTTTCAACGGCCGCCGCTTATTTCGGCTGTTAAAAGGCAGCTTAGGATTAGAACTATTTATGAGAGTAAGCTATTGGAGTATGACGCGGATAGGCATTTGGTTGTTTTCTGGATTTCATGTGAGGCAGGTACTTATGTGAGAACTATGTGTGTGCATCTAGGGTTGCTGTTGGGTGTGGGAGGGCATATGCAGGAGCTGAGGAGGGTTCGGTCTGGGATTTCGGGGGAGAAGGATAATATGGTGACGATGCATGATGTGATGGATGCACAATGGGTGTATGATAACTATAGGGATGAGAGTTATTTGAGGAGGGTGATTATGCCTCTTGAAGTGCTTCTTACTAGTTACAAGAGGTTGGTAGTGAAGGACTCTGCTGTGAATGCTATTTGTTACGGTGCAAAGCTGATGATTCCCGGGTTGTTGAGGTTCGAGAATGATATTGAGGTTGGAGAGGAGGTCGTGCTGATGACTACCAAGGGAGAGGCCATTGCATTGGGGATTGCGGAGATGACTACTGCCGTTATGGCGACCTGTGATCATGGAGTGGTTGCCAAGATTAAGAGGGTGGTGATGGATAGAGATACATATCCTAGGAAATGGGGATTGGGACCAAGGGCGTCcatgaagaagaaattgattGCTGACGGGAAGTTGGATAAGCATGGGAAACCAAACGAGAAAACCCCAGCTGAATGGCTGAGGAACGTTGTTCTGCCCACCGGAGGGGACTCTATGGTTGCTGGACTAGCTGCTGCTGCTGATCCTGCTACGCCAGCAGCTGAAATCACCGGGAGTGTTGCTGAGgttgagaagaaaaagaagaagcacaAGGAAGGTGAGGAGGATGGCCATAAGCGGAAATTGGATGAAATTGATGGAAGCCCTGCATCACATGCTGCTAAGAAACCCAAGGTCTTAGAAGGTGAAGGGAAAGATGGAGAGGCAGCTGAGGAGGTGATAGAAGTTAAGAGcgagaagaaagagaagaaaaagaagaaagacaAAGTAAAAGATGAGGCGGCATCAGAGGAAGTGGAGAAatcagagaaaaagaaaaagaagaagaaagacaaAGATGTTGACAATGGCgaggctgctgctgctgctgttggaAGCGATGAAGAAGCAAATAAAagtgagaaaaagaaagagaagaagaaaaagaagaataaagatGCCAAAGAGGAATTATAA